A single region of the Syntrophotaleaceae bacterium genome encodes:
- the tmk gene encoding dTMP kinase, producing MSLFITFEGIEGCGKTTQISLLCESLRLQGHQVVVTREPGGCAIADAIRQILLDPVHQAMTPKTELLLYAAARAQHVAEVIQPALAQGRIVLCDRYIDATLAYQGYGRGLDRALVEDLNQLATSGCRPDLTLLLDMPAADGLERAIQRNSLQNLATEGRFELEAVAFHDRVRRGYLDLAEKEAQRFRVIEARGSVAEVAERILAVVKTFFASRKQS from the coding sequence ATGTCATTGTTCATTACCTTTGAAGGCATAGAAGGCTGCGGCAAGACCACGCAAATCTCTCTGCTATGTGAAAGTCTGCGCCTCCAGGGTCACCAGGTGGTTGTCACCCGGGAGCCGGGCGGCTGTGCCATCGCTGATGCAATCCGCCAGATACTCCTGGATCCGGTTCACCAGGCGATGACGCCAAAGACCGAACTGCTGCTCTATGCCGCCGCCCGCGCCCAGCATGTCGCAGAGGTGATCCAACCGGCTTTGGCGCAGGGACGCATCGTTCTCTGCGATCGTTATATCGATGCCACCCTGGCCTACCAGGGGTACGGTCGGGGCCTGGATCGAGCTCTGGTCGAGGACCTCAACCAGTTGGCCACGTCCGGCTGCCGGCCTGATCTGACCCTGCTGCTGGATATGCCTGCGGCGGACGGCCTGGAAAGGGCCATTCAGCGCAACAGTCTTCAGAACCTGGCCACCGAAGGCCGCTTTGAACTGGAAGCGGTGGCTTTCCATGACCGGGTTCGGCGCGGCTACCTGGATCTGGCTGAAAAAGAGGCGCAACGTTTCCGGGTCATCGAGGCCAGGGGGAGCGTAGCCGAGGTCGCTGAGCGCATCCTTGCGGTAGTGAAGACTTTCTTCGCATCCAGGAAACAATCATGA
- the holB gene encoding DNA polymerase III subunit delta': MTFARILGHEQQKDILRRALATDRLSHAYLFEGPEGVGKRLMAMALARAIFCPEGNGCGDCAACRKVDHNNHPDLHLLEPDGATIKIEQIRTLQKELSYRPLEGTRKICLIDGAEKLNPAAGNALLKTLEEPTRDTLLVLLTAMPEKVLITIRSRCQRLPFLRIPREKLLDVLCEQLDIDETQAHVLASLANGSFKKALGKDRDLFVERRRDLLKKLTALSPGSVAALFEMAATLAEEKELLPEILEIFQAFYRDLLLFKHGRPENELVNIDLMEKLNRVASRETVPSLLKKLQALDAARGHLARNANRQLTLEVMLLQLAA; this comes from the coding sequence ATGACCTTCGCCCGCATACTCGGTCACGAACAGCAGAAGGACATTCTCCGCAGGGCCCTGGCCACGGACAGACTCTCCCATGCCTATCTGTTCGAGGGTCCGGAAGGGGTTGGCAAACGACTCATGGCAATGGCCCTGGCTCGGGCCATCTTCTGTCCGGAGGGCAACGGCTGCGGAGACTGTGCGGCCTGCCGGAAAGTGGATCACAACAACCATCCGGATCTGCACCTGCTGGAACCGGACGGCGCAACCATCAAGATCGAACAGATCCGCACTCTGCAGAAGGAACTGTCATACCGGCCGCTGGAAGGGACCCGGAAAATCTGCCTGATCGACGGAGCGGAAAAGCTGAATCCCGCCGCCGGCAATGCGTTGCTGAAAACGCTGGAAGAGCCCACCAGAGATACGCTTCTGGTGCTGCTGACGGCCATGCCGGAAAAGGTTCTGATCACCATCCGCTCCCGCTGCCAGCGCCTGCCCTTTTTGCGGATTCCCAGGGAAAAACTTCTGGATGTACTCTGCGAGCAGCTGGACATCGATGAAACCCAGGCCCATGTGCTGGCCTCGCTCGCCAATGGCAGCTTCAAAAAAGCCCTGGGCAAGGACCGGGATCTTTTTGTCGAACGCCGCCGGGATCTCCTGAAGAAGCTGACGGCCCTGTCGCCGGGCAGCGTGGCCGCCCTTTTCGAAATGGCGGCAACCCTTGCCGAAGAAAAGGAGCTGCTTCCGGAAATTCTGGAAATTTTTCAGGCCTTTTATCGCGACCTGCTGCTTTTCAAGCACGGCCGTCCTGAAAATGAACTGGTCAATATCGACCTTATGGAAAAGTTAAACCGGGTCGCCTCCCGCGAAACCGTGCCGAGCCTGCTGAAAAAGCTGCAGGCTCTGGACGCAGCCAGAGGGCATCTGGCACGCAACGCCAACCGCCAGCTGACCTTGGAAGTGATGCTCCTGCAACTGGCCGCATGA
- a CDS encoding radical SAM protein: MKIYPFFIPHAGCPHRCRFCQQNSLSGVSRAPAPEEVCVALEKILPDKGEGEAAFFGGTFTLLASERQKAYLDQVAPFIRSGRLSGIRVSTRPDAISRENAGLLKECGVTTVELGCQSFSPAVLSLVQRGHGPDAAAIAVPILREQGLKVGLQLMPGLPGGDRKEAVFSLRRALALNPDFLRIYPAVVLKGTELEQVWRKGDFQPLALETAIDVCADLLLDCLAVGIPVIRLGLQSTEELDRGDLLLAGPYHPAFGQLVQSRLWRRALDREMALMGAAAIQVHPADLGNAVGHRRENLHYLQGRYPGFSLGVQRTLPRYCFRFGERVLSAYPAPAK; the protein is encoded by the coding sequence TTGAAAATCTACCCTTTTTTCATTCCTCATGCAGGCTGTCCGCATCGCTGCCGGTTCTGTCAGCAAAACAGCCTTTCCGGTGTTTCCCGGGCACCCGCTCCAGAGGAGGTCTGCGTCGCTCTGGAGAAAATTCTGCCTGACAAGGGGGAGGGGGAAGCGGCTTTTTTTGGTGGAACCTTCACCCTGCTTGCTTCTGAAAGACAAAAAGCCTATCTGGATCAGGTCGCGCCCTTTATTCGTTCCGGCCGGCTTTCGGGAATACGTGTGTCCACCCGGCCGGACGCGATCAGCAGGGAGAACGCGGGCCTGCTCAAGGAGTGTGGAGTGACGACGGTCGAATTGGGCTGTCAGTCTTTTTCCCCGGCGGTGTTGTCCCTTGTACAGCGGGGACACGGTCCTGATGCGGCCGCCATCGCAGTGCCCATCCTGCGGGAACAGGGGTTGAAGGTCGGTTTGCAGCTGATGCCGGGATTGCCTGGAGGCGATCGGAAGGAAGCGGTTTTTTCCTTGCGGCGTGCGCTGGCCCTTAACCCCGATTTTCTGCGCATCTATCCCGCGGTCGTGCTAAAGGGGACAGAGTTGGAACAGGTCTGGCGCAAGGGCGACTTTCAGCCTCTAGCGCTTGAGACGGCCATCGATGTGTGCGCGGATCTGCTGCTGGATTGCCTGGCTGTCGGCATTCCCGTCATCCGGCTCGGTCTTCAGTCCACCGAGGAGTTGGACCGGGGCGATCTTCTTCTGGCCGGCCCCTATCATCCGGCCTTCGGTCAGTTGGTGCAATCCCGGTTGTGGAGGCGGGCTTTGGATCGGGAAATGGCCCTGATGGGCGCCGCGGCGATCCAGGTCCATCCGGCCGATCTCGGAAACGCCGTCGGCCACCGGAGAGAAAACCTGCATTATCTGCAGGGGCGCTATCCCGGTTTTTCATTGGGTGTGCAGAGAACGCTGCCGCGGTACTGCTTCCGTTTCGGGGAAAGGGTGCTGAGCGCGTATCCTGCGCCCGCAAAGTAA
- the der gene encoding ribosome biogenesis GTPase Der produces MSVVAIVGRPNVGKSTLFNRIIGQRRAIVEDFPGVTRDRNYAEVTRYSTPFILIDTGGFEPVSEDQLLVQMREQSSLAVEEADVILFVMDGREGLTPSDIEVANILRRSGKPVIHVINKVDGPKQDADLAEFFALGVSDIQAVSAEHGRGVGDLIDEILAILPKVPAGGEAEGEEVRLAVVGRPNVGKSSLVNRLLGFERVVANPAAGTTRDSIDTPFTYNQQRYVLIDTAGIRRKGKVSQTLEKYSVIQALKAMDRAHVVLVVIDAGEGVTEQDLTVAGYAFEKGRAVILVVNKWDLVTKDDRTMGRYVDDLRTSFKFLSFAPILFVSAFSGQRVSRIMDKVEAVAKEFNRRVPTPALNQLLKEATLTHQPPMHQGKRVKLLYMTQTAVRPPSFVVFANQAEGVHFSYHRYLVNQIREAFGFEGCPIRLSFRDRERT; encoded by the coding sequence ATGTCAGTAGTCGCCATCGTTGGCCGGCCCAATGTCGGTAAATCGACCCTGTTCAACCGTATAATCGGCCAGCGCCGGGCTATCGTCGAAGATTTCCCCGGTGTGACCCGCGACCGCAATTATGCTGAAGTGACCCGCTATTCCACGCCTTTCATCCTGATCGATACCGGCGGTTTCGAACCGGTCAGTGAAGACCAACTCCTGGTGCAGATGAGAGAGCAGTCCAGTCTGGCTGTCGAGGAGGCGGATGTCATCCTGTTTGTCATGGACGGTCGGGAGGGTCTGACCCCTTCCGACATCGAAGTGGCCAATATTCTGCGCCGGTCGGGAAAGCCCGTGATTCATGTCATCAACAAGGTCGATGGACCGAAACAGGATGCCGATCTGGCTGAATTTTTCGCTTTGGGGGTGAGCGATATACAGGCCGTTTCGGCCGAACACGGCCGGGGTGTCGGCGATCTGATCGACGAAATCCTGGCTATTCTGCCCAAGGTTCCGGCCGGCGGCGAGGCGGAGGGGGAGGAGGTTCGTCTGGCCGTGGTAGGAAGGCCTAATGTCGGAAAATCGTCACTTGTCAATCGTTTGTTAGGGTTTGAACGAGTGGTGGCCAATCCGGCTGCCGGCACCACCCGGGACAGTATCGATACCCCCTTCACCTACAATCAGCAGCGCTATGTCCTGATCGATACGGCTGGTATCCGACGCAAGGGAAAAGTCAGCCAAACACTCGAAAAATACAGTGTTATTCAGGCCCTTAAGGCCATGGACAGGGCCCACGTGGTGCTGGTGGTTATCGATGCCGGGGAAGGGGTGACGGAACAGGATTTGACTGTGGCCGGATATGCCTTTGAAAAGGGGCGTGCGGTGATTCTGGTTGTCAACAAATGGGATCTGGTGACCAAGGACGACAGGACGATGGGACGGTATGTTGACGATTTACGAACCAGTTTCAAATTTTTGTCTTTCGCTCCCATCCTTTTCGTGTCCGCTTTCAGCGGACAGCGGGTTTCCCGCATTATGGACAAGGTGGAAGCGGTCGCCAAAGAGTTCAACCGGCGTGTGCCGACTCCCGCACTGAATCAATTGCTGAAGGAAGCCACTCTCACCCACCAGCCCCCCATGCACCAGGGAAAGCGGGTAAAACTTCTCTACATGACCCAGACCGCTGTGCGCCCGCCCTCATTCGTGGTTTTTGCCAATCAGGCCGAGGGGGTTCATTTTTCCTATCATCGTTACCTGGTCAATCAGATTCGCGAGGCCTTCGGTTTCGAAGGATGCCCCATCCGGTTGTCTTTCAGGGACAGAGAGCGTACCTGA
- the era gene encoding GTPase Era: protein MQNEKTKIFRSGFVSIIGRPNVGKSTLLNAILGQKVAIASHKPQTTRNRILGICNHAEGQVLLLDTPGLHRAKGLLNQFMVEQALSACSDVDAILFLAEADDRIGGGDEYILEVLAKSKVPVILVLNKIDLVERPRLLPLIDVYSRKFPFTAIVPVSALTGEGVEDLVGTVIDLLPEGPQYYPEDMVTDLPERFIVAEMVREQILKQVHDEIPYGVAVTVDQFEEKPEKNLVVIQAVVHLEREAHKSIILGKGGAKIRSIGKAARYDIERLLGTRVFLELFVRVEKNWTQSKRLLKDFGYE from the coding sequence GTGCAGAATGAAAAGACAAAAATTTTCCGTTCCGGTTTCGTCTCGATAATCGGACGTCCCAATGTCGGGAAGTCGACATTGCTGAATGCCATCCTCGGCCAGAAAGTCGCCATCGCCTCCCATAAGCCGCAAACCACCCGCAACAGGATTCTGGGGATCTGCAATCATGCAGAAGGACAGGTGCTCCTTCTCGATACTCCCGGTCTGCATCGGGCCAAGGGGCTGCTGAATCAGTTCATGGTGGAACAAGCCCTTTCCGCCTGCAGCGATGTCGATGCCATTCTGTTTCTTGCCGAGGCCGACGACAGGATCGGTGGCGGTGACGAGTACATTCTCGAGGTTCTGGCCAAATCCAAAGTGCCGGTCATTCTGGTGCTCAACAAGATCGATCTGGTCGAACGTCCCCGGCTGCTGCCTTTGATCGACGTTTATTCCAGAAAATTTCCCTTTACGGCCATCGTGCCGGTTTCCGCCCTGACCGGCGAGGGCGTGGAGGATCTGGTCGGGACTGTCATCGATTTATTGCCGGAAGGGCCGCAATACTATCCCGAGGATATGGTGACCGATCTTCCTGAAAGGTTTATCGTGGCCGAAATGGTGCGGGAGCAGATCCTCAAACAGGTGCATGACGAGATACCCTATGGTGTTGCCGTCACAGTAGACCAGTTCGAGGAGAAACCGGAAAAAAACCTGGTCGTGATTCAAGCGGTCGTTCATCTGGAGCGGGAGGCCCACAAAAGCATCATCCTTGGAAAAGGCGGCGCCAAAATACGATCCATCGGCAAGGCGGCCCGGTATGACATCGAACGGCTGCTCGGTACCAGGGTCTTTCTCGAGCTTTTTGTCAGAGTGGAGAAGAACTGGACCCAGTCGAAAAGGCTGCTCAAGGATTTCGGGTACGAGTAG
- the metG gene encoding methionine--tRNA ligase, with amino-acid sequence MDKHYYVTTPIYYVNDVPHIGHAYTTVACDVLARYKRARGFNVFFLTGTDEHGQKVEKAALARNETPLELADRVVKRFQALWEKLDISQTDFIRTSQERHKKGVHFLFRKLYDSGDIYLGEYEDWYCTPCETFWTETQLMDGSCPDCGRPTEKLKEESFFFRMSRYQEALLRHIEENPDFIQPRSRRNEILNFVREGLRDLSISRTSFSWGIPVPDNEKHVIYVWFDALTNYITALGFPEDGEGNFNRFWPADVHVIGKDILRFHTVYWPTFLLAAGIPLPKKVFAHGWWTVEGQKMSKSLQNVVEPNMLIDQYGVDAIRYFLLREVPFGLDGDFSHAALIHRINSDLANDLGNLVSRSTAMVNKYFSGTLPAPEDLRDEDQAYMAAFPAAVHRVDGFMNEQAFNKALQTIWELVGLSNKYIDDTSPWALAKDQEQMPRLGTVLYNLLEAVRIIALLIGPFMPETAKKILADLGDGQQDLTLEGRDAWGRMQPGTAIAKASPLFPRIDKQ; translated from the coding sequence ATGGATAAGCACTACTACGTCACAACGCCCATCTACTATGTCAACGACGTCCCCCACATCGGCCACGCCTATACCACGGTCGCTTGTGACGTACTGGCCCGCTACAAAAGAGCGCGGGGATTCAATGTCTTCTTTCTGACCGGGACCGACGAGCACGGACAGAAGGTGGAAAAGGCCGCTCTGGCCCGAAACGAAACCCCTCTGGAGCTGGCCGATCGGGTGGTCAAGCGGTTTCAGGCCCTGTGGGAAAAGCTCGACATTTCGCAGACCGATTTTATCCGCACATCCCAGGAAAGGCACAAAAAAGGCGTCCATTTCCTGTTCCGCAAACTCTATGACTCCGGCGACATCTACCTGGGGGAATATGAGGACTGGTACTGTACCCCCTGCGAAACCTTCTGGACCGAAACCCAGTTGATGGACGGCAGCTGCCCGGACTGCGGACGTCCCACCGAAAAGCTGAAGGAAGAATCCTTCTTTTTTCGCATGAGCCGTTATCAGGAGGCCCTGCTGCGGCATATCGAGGAGAATCCCGACTTCATTCAGCCCCGTTCCCGGCGCAATGAGATCCTGAATTTCGTCAGGGAAGGACTGCGGGACCTGTCCATTTCCCGCACCTCTTTTTCCTGGGGGATTCCCGTACCCGATAACGAAAAGCATGTCATCTACGTCTGGTTCGACGCCCTGACCAACTATATTACCGCCCTCGGTTTTCCCGAGGACGGCGAAGGGAATTTCAATCGGTTCTGGCCGGCTGACGTCCACGTCATCGGCAAGGATATTCTGCGCTTCCATACCGTCTACTGGCCGACCTTCCTGCTCGCCGCCGGGATCCCTCTGCCGAAAAAGGTCTTCGCCCACGGCTGGTGGACGGTGGAGGGCCAGAAAATGAGCAAGAGCCTGCAGAACGTGGTGGAGCCCAACATGCTCATCGACCAGTACGGTGTCGATGCCATCCGTTATTTCCTGCTGCGGGAAGTGCCCTTCGGCCTCGACGGCGACTTCAGCCATGCGGCGCTGATTCACCGTATCAACTCCGACCTGGCCAACGATCTCGGCAATCTGGTGAGCCGGTCCACCGCGATGGTCAACAAGTATTTCTCCGGCACCCTACCCGCACCCGAAGACCTACGGGATGAAGACCAGGCCTACATGGCAGCCTTTCCGGCCGCCGTGCACCGGGTCGACGGTTTTATGAACGAACAGGCTTTCAACAAGGCCCTGCAGACCATATGGGAACTGGTGGGCCTCTCCAACAAGTACATCGACGATACCAGTCCCTGGGCCCTGGCGAAAGACCAGGAACAGATGCCCCGGCTTGGCACCGTCCTCTACAACCTGCTTGAAGCCGTGCGGATCATCGCTCTGCTGATCGGGCCCTTCATGCCTGAAACGGCCAAAAAAATTCTGGCCGATCTGGGTGACGGACAGCAGGACCTGACGCTGGAGGGGCGGGATGCATGGGGCAGAATGCAGCCGGGAACCGCCATCGCCAAGGCCTCCCCGCTTTTTCCTCGAATCGACAAGCAGTAG
- a CDS encoding response regulator, which translates to MGFVGSLGDLSVDNILQVVSMSSQTGLLSLQDGDSRAEIAFCQGKVVGAGSELHGKNNFDWLVRRGVVDQERLDQASALLGKDKSLEAVAGILLETCGIPGTAIALASRKEIEKVLTELLRWDQGTFNFETCQLEELGRHLRSSGSIFLHDGIFPRFSLDTDSQPAPAVFPEEIPAAQPMAGTKQDVSILPPRPETEAAQHPWSLSEPACEGTGEVFLVDDDPAVREKLTSDLHGEGRVVSAFANGSELLLELDRVVDQGKRPTLLIDLIMPRFNGEGILGGLELLEVIRSRYPKLPVRMFSDYFCTETEKRIQALGVDQLVVKPHRRTLASKGGAAMEAFVKRVAKVLPTTAEVLKTESQPKEEKGGMLPAPGISPNEGEEPIRRQLALLKTLSNELCVHDLEQQARLLILRFAAELFDRAVIFSVQGDKMNGSGQFGFEKFSGVQGNRLGELVISLKEPSIFTSVLEKREPIKRTLGSGDWERCFAGYLGEPPAVEIFLGPVICQAKVVALLYGDMLAGSQSYGDTDGLEVFLTQVGLLKERALLKAVLFSKGL; encoded by the coding sequence ATGGGATTTGTCGGCAGCCTTGGGGACCTCAGCGTGGATAACATCCTGCAGGTCGTCAGTATGAGCAGCCAGACCGGCCTGCTAAGTCTGCAGGACGGGGACTCTCGGGCAGAAATCGCTTTCTGCCAGGGGAAGGTTGTGGGTGCCGGCTCCGAATTGCACGGGAAAAACAATTTCGATTGGCTGGTTCGACGAGGTGTCGTCGATCAGGAGCGCCTGGATCAGGCCTCGGCGCTCCTCGGTAAAGACAAATCTCTTGAGGCTGTTGCCGGAATCCTGCTGGAAACCTGCGGTATTCCCGGAACCGCCATCGCTTTGGCGAGCCGCAAGGAGATCGAAAAGGTACTGACCGAACTTCTGCGCTGGGACCAGGGCACCTTCAATTTCGAGACATGCCAGTTGGAGGAGCTGGGCAGACATCTGCGGTCCTCCGGCTCGATTTTTCTTCACGACGGAATTTTCCCCCGTTTTTCTCTCGATACCGATAGCCAGCCTGCTCCGGCGGTTTTCCCCGAAGAGATTCCGGCAGCCCAGCCCATGGCCGGGACAAAACAGGACGTCAGCATTCTTCCACCCCGTCCTGAAACCGAGGCGGCCCAACACCCCTGGTCCCTGAGTGAGCCGGCGTGTGAGGGGACCGGTGAGGTTTTTTTGGTAGACGACGATCCCGCTGTTCGCGAAAAGCTGACCAGCGATCTCCATGGAGAGGGTCGGGTCGTCTCAGCCTTCGCCAACGGCAGTGAGTTGCTTCTGGAATTGGATCGGGTCGTCGATCAGGGAAAACGGCCGACTCTGCTTATCGACCTGATCATGCCAAGGTTCAACGGCGAAGGAATTCTGGGCGGGCTCGAGTTGCTTGAGGTCATCCGGTCCCGCTATCCGAAACTTCCCGTTAGAATGTTTTCCGATTACTTCTGCACCGAGACGGAAAAACGCATCCAGGCCCTCGGAGTGGACCAACTTGTCGTTAAGCCTCACCGCCGCACCCTGGCGTCGAAGGGGGGGGCGGCCATGGAGGCTTTTGTAAAGCGGGTGGCAAAAGTTCTGCCGACGACGGCGGAGGTTTTGAAGACTGAAAGCCAGCCCAAGGAAGAAAAAGGAGGCATGCTTCCCGCCCCCGGCATCTCTCCGAATGAAGGGGAAGAGCCGATCCGGCGTCAACTCGCTCTGCTGAAGACCTTGTCCAACGAATTGTGTGTCCATGATCTGGAACAGCAGGCCAGACTGCTTATCCTCAGGTTTGCTGCAGAGCTTTTCGATCGCGCCGTGATTTTTTCCGTTCAGGGAGACAAGATGAACGGGTCGGGGCAGTTCGGGTTCGAAAAATTCAGTGGAGTTCAGGGCAATCGTCTCGGGGAACTGGTGATTTCCCTGAAGGAACCATCCATCTTCACTTCGGTTCTGGAGAAGCGGGAGCCGATTAAAAGAACGCTGGGCAGCGGCGATTGGGAACGCTGCTTTGCCGGTTACCTCGGGGAGCCTCCGGCAGTCGAAATTTTTCTCGGTCCCGTTATCTGCCAGGCAAAGGTTGTTGCCCTGCTCTATGGTGACATGCTTGCCGGAAGTCAGTCTTATGGCGATACCGACGGACTCGAGGTCTTTCTCACCCAGGTGGGGTTGTTGAAGGAACGTGCCTTGTTGAAAGCGGTCCTTTTTTCCAAGGGGTTATGA
- a CDS encoding stage 0 sporulation family protein codes for MIRIVTVKFRNAGKHYDFAAGDLDLHPGDFVIVETDRGRALGSIVYFPREIAESEAPDNLKQVLRPASDKDLQLADESRTREKEAFQFCMERIQARQMEMKLVKAEYLFDASKIIFFFTADGRVDFRELVKDLAHHFHTRIEMRQIGVRDEAKLTGGLGVCGRELCCCTFLSNFAPVSVKMAKEQGLALNPNKISGQCGRLLCCLNYEYETYRDLKKGLPKCGRKVQVEDQTGEVVNQNVLAHTVTVMLPDNRSVEIPADDILPIESPAEPPSSQESQQRVKKPGGRSQGSRRKPRDGDERKPEQKIEGQAPPEPSQEKSESENPPRRKSRRRGRGKGRSQQKNPSGDQNG; via the coding sequence ATGATTCGCATTGTCACCGTAAAATTCCGCAACGCCGGCAAGCACTACGATTTTGCCGCCGGGGATCTGGACCTGCACCCCGGGGATTTCGTAATTGTCGAAACGGATCGCGGCCGGGCGCTGGGATCGATCGTCTACTTCCCGCGCGAAATCGCCGAGAGCGAGGCGCCCGACAACCTGAAACAGGTGCTTCGGCCTGCCTCGGACAAGGATCTCCAGTTGGCCGATGAATCCAGGACCCGCGAAAAGGAGGCTTTCCAGTTCTGCATGGAACGGATTCAGGCCCGCCAGATGGAGATGAAACTGGTGAAGGCGGAGTACCTCTTCGACGCCTCGAAAATCATCTTTTTTTTCACCGCCGACGGGCGGGTGGATTTTCGGGAGCTGGTCAAGGATCTTGCCCACCATTTTCACACGCGCATTGAAATGCGGCAGATCGGGGTTCGGGATGAAGCCAAACTGACCGGCGGACTCGGGGTCTGCGGTCGGGAATTGTGCTGCTGCACCTTCCTCTCCAACTTTGCCCCGGTGTCGGTCAAGATGGCCAAGGAGCAGGGACTTGCCCTGAACCCTAATAAGATTTCGGGTCAGTGCGGGCGTCTGCTGTGCTGCCTCAACTATGAATACGAAACCTACCGCGACCTGAAAAAGGGGCTGCCGAAATGCGGCCGAAAGGTGCAGGTTGAGGATCAGACCGGTGAGGTCGTCAACCAGAATGTTCTTGCCCATACCGTCACGGTCATGCTGCCCGACAACCGTTCTGTAGAGATCCCGGCGGATGACATCCTGCCCATCGAGTCCCCTGCCGAACCGCCATCTTCACAGGAGTCTCAGCAGCGCGTGAAAAAACCGGGCGGACGTTCCCAGGGAAGCCGCCGAAAACCGCGGGACGGGGATGAGCGGAAACCGGAACAGAAGATTGAGGGGCAGGCCCCCCCTGAGCCTTCCCAGGAAAAGAGCGAGTCGGAGAACCCTCCGCGGAGGAAAAGCCGGCGAAGAGGCCGGGGCAAAGGACGCTCCCAGCAGAAAAATCCTTCAGGAGATCAAAATGGATAA
- the rnc gene encoding ribonuclease III, translated as MDRPQEKMEEYPCTNHTEGTLEEKIHYRFRDGSLLQEALTHKSYSNEQPGGVLPFNERLEFLGDAVLGLIVSRYAFHHLATATEGELTRIRAEVVNEKSLAAIAGQLMLGRYLRLGRGEEKSGGRTKRSLLANAFEALLGAVFCDGGFENACRVAEGLLAEKIRRAASSKTGRDYKTRLQEMMQARYGLPPEYELSQIEGPEHQRSYTVEARFEGRVIGRGKGTTKKKAEQEAAREALQLLEGETP; from the coding sequence ATGGACAGGCCTCAGGAAAAAATGGAAGAATATCCCTGCACAAATCACACGGAAGGCACCCTGGAAGAGAAAATTCACTACCGCTTTCGCGACGGGAGCCTGCTGCAGGAGGCATTGACGCACAAATCCTACAGCAATGAGCAGCCGGGGGGCGTTCTTCCCTTCAACGAGAGGCTGGAGTTTCTAGGCGATGCCGTTCTCGGTCTGATCGTCAGCCGTTATGCCTTCCACCATCTGGCCACGGCAACAGAAGGAGAGCTGACCCGGATTCGCGCAGAAGTGGTGAATGAAAAGAGTTTGGCCGCAATCGCCGGGCAGTTGATGCTGGGCCGTTATCTGCGTCTGGGCAGGGGGGAGGAAAAAAGCGGAGGGCGTACAAAAAGAAGTCTTCTGGCCAATGCCTTTGAAGCTTTGCTGGGAGCCGTATTCTGTGACGGCGGCTTTGAAAACGCATGCAGGGTTGCCGAGGGGCTGCTGGCCGAAAAAATCCGCCGGGCGGCTAGCAGCAAGACCGGGAGGGACTACAAAACCCGACTGCAGGAAATGATGCAGGCCCGGTATGGACTGCCTCCCGAATACGAGCTGAGTCAAATTGAAGGACCGGAGCATCAACGCTCCTACACGGTGGAAGCGCGTTTCGAGGGGCGCGTGATCGGGCGCGGCAAGGGCACCACCAAAAAAAAGGCCGAGCAGGAGGCGGCAAGGGAGGCCCTTCAGCTTCTGGAAGGAGAAACTCCTTGA
- the infA gene encoding translation initiation factor IF-1: MAKEEAIEVEGSVIEPLPNAMFRVKLDNGHIVLAHISGKMRKFYIRILPGDRVTVELSPYDLTRGRITYREK, encoded by the coding sequence TTGGCCAAAGAAGAAGCCATTGAAGTCGAGGGTTCAGTCATCGAACCACTCCCCAACGCCATGTTCCGTGTCAAGCTGGACAACGGGCACATCGTTCTGGCCCACATCTCCGGCAAGATGCGTAAGTTCTACATCCGCATTCTTCCTGGCGATCGGGTCACCGTGGAACTTTCCCCCTACGACCTGACCAGGGGCCGAATCACCTATAGGGAGAAGTAA
- a CDS encoding response regulator, producing the protein MKKKILIVEDEESLLRLESILLTSKGYDVRGAASGQEALEAVRKEHPDLVLLDIMLPGLDGFEVCRRIKTDPETQGIPVIMVTAKKSGEDMARGEEVGADWYITKPFKSAMVIETIQRFLTT; encoded by the coding sequence GTGAAGAAAAAAATTCTTATTGTCGAAGATGAAGAAAGTCTTCTTCGGCTGGAAAGCATTCTGCTGACCTCAAAGGGTTATGACGTGCGTGGTGCGGCAAGCGGGCAGGAGGCCCTTGAGGCCGTCAGAAAAGAACACCCTGATCTCGTTCTCCTGGACATTATGCTGCCCGGCCTCGACGGCTTTGAAGTCTGCCGGCGTATCAAGACCGATCCGGAGACCCAGGGGATCCCGGTGATCATGGTCACCGCCAAAAAAAGCGGCGAGGACATGGCACGAGGCGAAGAGGTTGGGGCGGACTGGTACATCACCAAACCCTTCAAATCCGCCATGGTCATCGAAACCATCCAGAGATTTTTAACCACCTGA